The DNA window GAAGGGATGGGTGACCGTGGATGTAAAAAAAGTGGTAGAGATCGTCAGAAAATATGGGTTCCTCAAGGTCCTGGATGAACGGGACCTGGTGGTGGAGGTGGAGACCGAAAAGGAGTTTGGGGCCTTGAGCCGCGAGCTGGCGGAGGCCTTCGGCGATCAACTGGACCTGGAAAAGAGATGACAGACACAGATCCCGAACCGGTGGAGATCCCTATCGACGGGGTTCTGGACCTCCATACCTTTGCGCCCGGAGAGGCCTCTTCCCTTGTGGAAGAATATATCCGGGTCTGTCATGAGAAGGGGATCCATGACATCAGGATTATTCATGGAAAGGGGAAGGGGGTCCTCCGGCGGATTGTCCATTCGCGGCTTGAAAGAGACCCCCATGTCCTGGAGTTCGGACTCGATACCGGGACTTCGGGCTGGGGCGCT is part of the Deltaproteobacteria bacterium genome and encodes:
- a CDS encoding Smr/MutS family protein; this translates as MTDTDPEPVEIPIDGVLDLHTFAPGEASSLVEEYIRVCHEKGIHDIRIIHGKGKGVLRRIVHSRLERDPHVLEFGLDTGTSGWGATLVRLRRELR